In the Bacillus shivajii genome, one interval contains:
- a CDS encoding RDD family protein: MAYENETSTQVNEETKVFEEPSSEEHVLAGFWMRLWAYLIDLLVVTSLNGIVLTPALAFTDLSEWGWGIYTLGGLLTAVISFGYFTVMTKVYRQTIGKMIIGVKVLSEKKELTWRDVIIREVFGRYIHQSIFITNILYLIVAFHPLKKGLHDYFADTFVVLEPRKKHAVKTENI; this comes from the coding sequence TTGGCCTATGAAAATGAAACATCAACACAAGTCAATGAAGAAACGAAAGTATTTGAAGAACCTTCATCAGAAGAACATGTTTTAGCTGGGTTTTGGATGAGATTATGGGCGTATTTGATTGATCTACTAGTCGTAACAAGTTTAAATGGGATTGTTCTCACACCGGCTCTTGCTTTTACAGATTTGAGTGAATGGGGCTGGGGGATTTATACATTGGGCGGTTTATTAACGGCTGTCATCAGTTTTGGTTACTTTACGGTTATGACAAAAGTTTACCGACAAACGATTGGTAAAATGATCATAGGTGTGAAGGTACTCTCCGAAAAGAAAGAACTAACTTGGCGTGATGTAATAATACGTGAAGTGTTCGGCCGCTACATTCATCAATCTATATTTATTACAAACATTCTTTATTTAATTGTTGCATTCCATCCGCTAAAGAAAGGATTGCATGATTACTTTGCAGATACGTTTGTTGTTTTAGAGCCTAGAAAAAAACACGCAGTAAAAACGGAAAATATATAA
- the sppA gene encoding signal peptide peptidase SppA, producing MNTKRWVAIFLAAALFLTGSAVSLISTVFSTNLEDLFATPERGFEENIIEEGNGQGKIAVIHLSGVIQSNYDTPSLFQSPGYNHRTFLKKLDAAAEDPNVHGVVIRVNTPGGGVVESQEIHDMIVDIQDDYEKPVYISMGSMAASGGYYIAAPAERIYANPQTLTGSIGVIMQSINVAELAEDLGIHSEVIKSGPYKDIMSVTREMTEDERAILQELIDESHELFVDVIDNGRENLSRDEVYELADGRIYSGSQALEAGLIDGLGHFEEVLDDIREDVGRGNLDVVEYQSHLGLPSLFSVAAKSVFSDQLQLYGMKEWMQQNQGPQLLYLYTN from the coding sequence ATGAACACAAAACGCTGGGTAGCAATTTTTTTAGCAGCTGCATTGTTTTTAACTGGTAGTGCAGTTTCATTAATATCAACTGTATTTTCAACAAATCTAGAAGATTTATTCGCTACTCCTGAGAGGGGATTTGAAGAAAACATCATTGAAGAGGGGAATGGACAGGGAAAAATAGCTGTTATTCATTTAAGTGGGGTCATTCAAAGTAATTATGATACACCTTCATTATTTCAATCTCCCGGATATAACCACCGAACATTTTTGAAAAAATTAGATGCAGCAGCTGAAGATCCAAATGTACACGGAGTTGTCATAAGAGTGAATACTCCGGGTGGCGGTGTTGTTGAAAGTCAGGAAATCCACGATATGATTGTTGATATTCAAGACGATTATGAAAAACCTGTATATATTTCGATGGGGAGTATGGCTGCAAGTGGAGGATATTATATAGCGGCCCCAGCTGAAAGAATTTATGCAAACCCGCAAACGTTAACTGGATCAATTGGAGTCATTATGCAGTCGATTAATGTAGCGGAGTTAGCTGAAGATTTAGGAATTCATTCAGAAGTCATTAAAAGCGGTCCTTATAAAGACATTATGTCTGTAACTAGAGAAATGACAGAAGATGAGCGAGCAATTTTACAAGAACTTATCGATGAATCACATGAACTGTTTGTTGATGTCATCGACAACGGCCGTGAAAACTTATCGAGAGACGAAGTTTATGAATTGGCAGATGGACGTATTTATAGTGGCTCTCAAGCGCTTGAAGCAGGCTTAATTGATGGATTAGGTCATTTTGAAGAAGTGCTAGACGACATTCGTGAAGATGTAGGTCGTGGCAATTTAGATGTTGTAGAATATCAGTCACACTTAGGTTTACCTTCCTTGTTTTCGGTTGCGGCCAAAAGTGTTTTCTCAGATCAGCTCCAGTTATATGGAATGAAAGAATGGATGCAACAAAACCAGGGACCACAATTGTTATATTTGTACACGAATTGA
- a CDS encoding NAD kinase produces MTDRRKVYLYYKPSEELEPKIEQLRTLGRKYDFELVKDYTEANIIASIGGDGTFLQAIRKTNFRDDCLYVGINDGHLGFYTDFSLDDMDRIEEGLQSDIIEVLRYPVIDVTVDGLKTFQCLNECSIRSNVIKTFALDVYIDDLYFETFRGDGMVISTPTGSTAYNKSLKGAVVDPRLKGMQLTEIASLNNNEYRTLGAPLLLNGDRNLVLKVIQDGNDHPIIGADNEALSIRHCHEIHIKLASKQIKTLKMKDNSFLHKVKRSFL; encoded by the coding sequence ATGACAGACAGAAGAAAAGTGTACCTTTATTACAAACCCTCCGAAGAGCTAGAGCCAAAAATTGAGCAATTACGAACTCTAGGTAGGAAGTACGACTTCGAACTCGTAAAAGATTATACCGAAGCGAACATTATTGCCAGTATTGGTGGTGATGGTACCTTTTTACAAGCGATTCGAAAAACAAACTTTCGTGATGATTGCTTGTATGTTGGCATTAATGATGGTCACCTTGGTTTCTACACAGACTTTAGCTTAGATGATATGGACCGTATTGAAGAAGGCTTACAGTCAGATATCATTGAAGTCCTTCGCTATCCTGTAATCGATGTCACCGTCGATGGATTGAAAACTTTCCAATGTTTAAATGAATGTTCAATTCGTTCAAACGTTATTAAAACATTTGCTCTAGATGTTTATATTGATGATTTATATTTTGAAACATTCCGTGGTGACGGCATGGTCATTTCAACACCGACTGGAAGCACGGCATATAATAAGTCATTAAAAGGAGCTGTTGTAGACCCTCGCCTTAAAGGTATGCAATTAACAGAAATTGCCTCGTTAAATAATAATGAATATCGTACATTAGGCGCACCACTACTCCTTAATGGAGATCGTAATCTTGTATTAAAAGTAATTCAAGACGGCAATGACCATCCGATTATCGGTGCTGACAATGAAGCATTGAGTATCCGTCATTGTCACGAAATTCATATTAAACTTGCTTCAAAGCAAATCAAAACATTAAAAATGAAAGATAATTCTTTCTTACACAAAGTAAAACGAAGCTTTTTATAA
- a CDS encoding amidohydrolase: MGTLWYGGKVRTLLDKNDVHEAVYVKDGIIQAVGNTVDLRNSYKSEMDDEHDLNGATMYPGFVDSHLHMIGHGEKLLRLDLSNVSSIEELKKILKNAVKDIKQGDWLIGEGFNENLFSDRQIPDRHVLDEVTTEHPVMLTRVCRHALVTNTYGLTLAKIDSETINPPGGKIEKDCKGIPTGYLHDQAQELIREVMPEEGFRYVKKALERSLDDLYRHGFVGAHSEDLNYYGDPIKTLETFYEVIDGTEKKFRTNLLVHHEVALEVFSKLDDFAPHSFIDLGSVKIFADGALGGRTALLSSPYADDSDTTGVAIHEPEILENIVADARKLDMPVAIHAIGDLALEYAINAIEKYPVPPNKRDRLIHIQVARKDLIERLKKLPVILDVQPRFVASDFPWVMDRIGKARLNYAFAWKTLLDADLICAGGSDAPIEPISPLLGIHAAVTRRKPEENHDGYLPEQKLSLFEAVKLFTYGSAQAICQEDNRGVIKVGNVADFTVLDCDLFKLEPDEWLKANVEKTIVDNTVMFERRR; this comes from the coding sequence ATGGGCACACTTTGGTACGGTGGAAAAGTCCGTACGTTACTTGATAAGAATGACGTACACGAGGCAGTTTATGTTAAAGATGGCATCATTCAAGCTGTCGGTAATACTGTTGACTTAAGAAACTCTTATAAAAGTGAAATGGATGATGAACACGATTTAAATGGAGCGACAATGTATCCTGGATTTGTCGATAGCCATCTTCATATGATCGGGCATGGTGAAAAACTCTTAAGGCTTGATTTATCTAATGTATCGAGTATAGAGGAATTAAAAAAAATACTTAAAAATGCGGTAAAAGATATAAAGCAAGGAGATTGGTTAATAGGTGAAGGTTTTAATGAAAACTTATTTTCCGATCGACAAATTCCAGACCGACACGTGTTAGATGAGGTTACGACAGAACACCCAGTTATGTTAACGAGGGTGTGTCGTCATGCACTAGTGACGAATACATATGGGTTAACGTTGGCAAAGATTGATTCAGAGACAATTAACCCACCAGGTGGAAAGATCGAAAAAGATTGTAAAGGTATTCCGACTGGTTATTTACATGATCAAGCTCAAGAATTAATTAGAGAAGTAATGCCAGAAGAAGGTTTTCGTTATGTGAAAAAAGCATTAGAACGTTCTCTTGATGATTTATATCGTCATGGGTTTGTTGGTGCACATTCAGAAGATTTGAATTACTATGGTGATCCGATTAAGACGTTAGAAACGTTCTATGAGGTCATCGATGGGACAGAAAAGAAGTTTCGAACAAACTTACTCGTTCATCATGAGGTGGCTTTAGAAGTATTCTCTAAATTAGATGATTTTGCCCCTCATTCGTTTATTGATTTAGGTTCAGTGAAGATTTTTGCCGATGGGGCTTTAGGAGGAAGAACAGCACTCTTAAGTAGTCCGTATGCGGATGATTCTGATACAACTGGAGTTGCGATTCATGAGCCAGAAATCCTTGAAAATATTGTAGCAGATGCGAGAAAGCTTGACATGCCTGTTGCGATCCATGCGATTGGGGATTTAGCACTTGAATATGCGATTAATGCAATTGAGAAGTACCCGGTACCTCCGAATAAACGTGACAGACTCATCCATATACAAGTTGCACGAAAAGACTTAATAGAAAGGTTGAAAAAACTTCCAGTTATTTTAGATGTACAACCAAGGTTTGTTGCTTCTGATTTTCCATGGGTGATGGATCGAATTGGTAAAGCCAGACTTAATTACGCTTTTGCTTGGAAAACATTACTTGATGCAGACCTTATATGTGCAGGTGGATCAGATGCTCCAATTGAACCAATAAGCCCTCTGTTAGGAATTCATGCTGCTGTGACAAGGAGAAAACCAGAAGAAAATCATGATGGCTATTTACCAGAACAAAAGCTTTCCTTATTTGAAGCTGTGAAACTTTTCACTTATGGTAGTGCCCAGGCTATATGTCAAGAAGACAATCGTGGGGTAATTAAAGTAGGGAATGTTGCAGATTTTACAGTTTTAGATTGTGATTTATTTAAGTTAGAGCCAGATGAATGGTTAAAGGCAAATGTAGAAAAAACGATTGTTGATAATACGGTCATGTTTGAGAGAAGAAGATAA
- a CDS encoding alpha/beta-type small acid-soluble spore protein, whose amino-acid sequence MANNRSSNQLVVPGVQQALDQMKYEIAQEFGVQLGADATSRANGSVGGEITKRLVQQAEQQFGGSQQQ is encoded by the coding sequence ATGGCGAACAACAGAAGTTCCAATCAATTAGTAGTCCCTGGGGTTCAACAAGCGTTGGATCAAATGAAGTACGAAATCGCACAAGAGTTTGGCGTACAGCTTGGTGCTGATGCAACATCTCGTGCGAACGGTTCAGTAGGTGGAGAAATTACGAAGCGCTTAGTTCAGCAAGCTGAACAGCAATTCGGTGGTTCTCAGCAACAATAA
- the thiI gene encoding tRNA uracil 4-sulfurtransferase ThiI encodes MNYNHILIRYAELALKGKNRKSFEQKLQSNVREALRSFKNVKVKRSFGRMFIELNGENEEAVSERLKDIFGIYSFSPALKLELDQDKINEASLWAIKDAFPNEKGTFKMTVKRPNKQYPYRSQELNRTIGGYILKNTDNITVDVHNPDVEVKVEIRQEAAYIMCKTTKGAGGLPVGSSGKVMLMLSGGIDSPVAGYLALKRGVELQAIHFHSPPFTNERAKQKVEDLARVLTKYGSSIKLHIVPFTDAQKAIHQQVPDNYEMTIMRRFMLRIAEKASYKNEAIAIVNGESLGQVASQTLESMHTINEVTNIPVLRPLVTMDKEEVVDISKKIGTYELSILPFEDCCTIFLPPQTKTKPVRDKANHFETNLDIDRYVNDAVEGIETIEITPETDIDQEFEELF; translated from the coding sequence GTGAACTATAACCATATATTAATCCGTTATGCCGAGTTGGCATTGAAAGGGAAAAATAGAAAAAGTTTTGAACAAAAGCTTCAATCAAATGTTCGAGAAGCGTTAAGAAGTTTCAAAAATGTTAAAGTAAAACGTTCATTTGGTCGTATGTTTATTGAATTAAATGGTGAAAATGAAGAAGCTGTATCAGAGAGATTGAAAGATATTTTTGGTATTTATTCATTTAGTCCAGCGCTAAAATTAGAGCTTGACCAAGATAAAATTAACGAAGCTTCGTTATGGGCGATTAAAGATGCGTTTCCTAATGAAAAGGGAACATTTAAGATGACTGTAAAAAGACCAAATAAACAGTATCCTTATCGTTCCCAAGAATTAAATCGTACAATTGGCGGCTACATTCTAAAAAATACTGATAATATTACAGTAGATGTTCATAACCCTGATGTTGAAGTAAAAGTAGAAATTCGACAAGAAGCTGCTTATATAATGTGTAAAACGACAAAGGGAGCGGGTGGACTTCCTGTCGGTAGCAGTGGGAAAGTCATGCTTATGTTATCTGGAGGGATTGACAGTCCTGTCGCAGGATATTTGGCATTGAAACGTGGAGTGGAGCTACAGGCAATCCATTTCCATAGCCCTCCATTTACAAATGAAAGAGCTAAACAAAAGGTTGAGGACTTAGCTCGCGTTTTAACAAAGTATGGAAGTTCAATAAAATTGCATATTGTACCATTTACAGATGCGCAAAAAGCCATTCACCAACAAGTTCCCGATAACTATGAAATGACAATTATGCGTAGATTCATGTTACGGATTGCGGAAAAAGCTTCGTACAAAAATGAAGCAATCGCTATTGTAAATGGTGAAAGTTTAGGACAAGTAGCTAGTCAAACATTAGAAAGCATGCACACAATAAATGAAGTTACGAATATTCCAGTTTTACGTCCACTTGTAACGATGGATAAAGAGGAAGTCGTTGATATATCCAAAAAAATTGGAACTTACGAATTGTCAATTTTACCTTTTGAGGATTGCTGTACAATCTTTTTACCACCACAAACAAAAACAAAGCCAGTTCGTGACAAGGCCAATCATTTTGAAACAAATTTAGATATCGATCGTTATGTAAATGATGCTGTTGAAGGCATAGAGACAATCGAAATCACCCCAGAAACAGATATTGATCAAGAGTTTGAAGAGCTCTTTTAA
- a CDS encoding cysteine desulfurase family protein, which translates to MIYFDNSATTKPFEEVVETYTKVATEYFGNPSSLHPLGKSAERLLVQSRDRMAKLLQVKPSEVLFTSGGTEGNNLSIKGTAKQLKNRGNHLITTNVEHASSIEAFRQLEREGFRVTYLKADHTGKVSKEQVASAITDETILVSMIHVNNELGSIQPIEEIGEVLKKYPKIIFHVDHVQGVGKVPLNFSHSLIDLCTLSAHKFHGMKGTGLLYIRDGVTVSPLLSGGSQERGFRAGTENVPGVVAMVKALRVCLDKSDDIKKIQHIKNEIRSFCQKVDGIVINSPEDGAPHILNLSVPKVKPEVVVQALAEKNIYVSTKSACSSKQSEPSHVLEAIGLSEEIASSAIRISLSYDNTIEEAKQFMVEFQEVASSLKKVVEKQ; encoded by the coding sequence ATGATATATTTCGATAATAGTGCGACGACAAAACCTTTCGAGGAAGTCGTTGAAACATATACAAAAGTGGCAACAGAATATTTTGGTAACCCTTCATCCCTTCACCCGCTAGGGAAATCGGCAGAACGATTGTTAGTTCAATCGCGTGATCGCATGGCCAAGCTATTACAAGTGAAACCTAGTGAAGTATTGTTTACTTCAGGTGGAACTGAAGGTAATAACCTAAGCATTAAAGGAACGGCCAAGCAATTAAAAAACAGGGGTAATCATTTAATAACGACGAATGTTGAACACGCTTCAAGCATAGAGGCGTTTCGCCAACTTGAAAGAGAAGGATTTCGTGTTACTTATTTGAAAGCAGATCATACTGGGAAGGTCAGTAAGGAACAAGTAGCAAGTGCAATAACTGATGAAACAATTTTAGTCTCAATGATTCATGTAAATAACGAATTAGGAAGCATTCAGCCGATTGAAGAAATTGGTGAAGTATTAAAGAAATATCCAAAAATTATTTTTCATGTTGATCATGTTCAAGGAGTAGGAAAAGTCCCGTTAAATTTCTCGCATTCACTTATCGACTTATGTACATTATCAGCTCATAAATTCCATGGAATGAAAGGGACTGGATTATTATATATTCGTGATGGAGTCACAGTTTCTCCATTATTATCAGGAGGAAGTCAAGAGCGGGGCTTTCGTGCAGGAACAGAAAACGTTCCGGGCGTAGTAGCGATGGTGAAAGCATTAAGAGTGTGTCTCGATAAATCGGATGATATAAAGAAGATACAACACATTAAAAACGAAATTCGTTCTTTCTGTCAAAAGGTAGATGGGATAGTCATTAACTCTCCAGAAGATGGTGCTCCACATATTTTAAATCTGTCTGTACCGAAAGTGAAACCGGAAGTGGTTGTTCAAGCTTTAGCTGAAAAAAACATTTATGTATCGACAAAATCAGCTTGTTCATCGAAGCAATCAGAGCCGAGTCATGTTCTTGAAGCGATAGGCTTAAGTGAGGAAATTGCATCAAGTGCGATTCGAATTTCTTTATCTTATGACAATACGATCGAAGAAGCGAAGCAATTTATGGTAGAGTTTCAAGAAGTTGCTTCATCATTAAAAAAGGTGGTTGAAAAACAGTGA
- the brnQ gene encoding branched-chain amino acid transport system II carrier protein — MNNKTLSRNETLAIGFMMFALFLGAGNLIFPPALGQEAGTSVWSATIGFLVTGVGLPILAIIAIAKSGGDLKKVSERVGPLFAIIFPLVVYLAIGPLFGIPRTGSVAYEIGLLPYLTNGASTLSLFIFTLIFFSLTFWLSLNPSKLVGRIGKGLTPLLVILLGVLAFTGIISPLGSPESPVGGYEQFAFFTGFQEGYFTMDAIAALVFGIVVIARMKERGITSTEETTKKAIQVGVIAGIGLALVYLSLAFLGSTSVETVGYQANGGVILTGIADQLLGTIGLLLLSFVITIACLTTSVGLTSAFGEYIQRVAPRFPYTVTIGVISLFSLLMANMGLTQLLQFSLPMLIMIYPVAIVLIVLTIFKNTFNEDSRVFKGAVIGAAIVSIPDGLSNTETFANLSEFIVSLPLGEMGIAWIIPALIGALIGYFLSKKEK, encoded by the coding sequence ATGAACAATAAGACATTATCTAGAAACGAAACATTAGCGATTGGCTTTATGATGTTTGCGTTATTTTTAGGTGCTGGAAACCTCATTTTCCCTCCTGCGCTTGGACAAGAAGCTGGAACTTCCGTCTGGTCAGCAACAATCGGATTTTTAGTTACAGGTGTGGGGCTACCGATCCTTGCAATTATTGCAATTGCAAAATCTGGTGGAGATCTTAAGAAAGTTTCTGAACGAGTAGGACCATTATTTGCAATTATCTTTCCATTAGTTGTTTATTTGGCAATCGGACCTTTATTTGGAATTCCTAGAACAGGGTCTGTTGCATATGAAATTGGGTTATTGCCATATTTAACAAACGGAGCATCTACGTTATCATTATTTATTTTTACCCTCATTTTCTTTAGTCTTACTTTCTGGCTTAGTTTAAATCCATCGAAATTAGTTGGACGTATCGGTAAAGGGTTAACACCACTTCTTGTTATTTTGTTAGGGGTATTAGCTTTTACAGGAATCATTTCCCCCTTAGGATCCCCAGAGTCACCAGTTGGTGGATATGAACAATTTGCATTTTTTACTGGGTTCCAAGAAGGTTACTTTACAATGGATGCCATTGCTGCTCTTGTATTTGGTATCGTTGTTATTGCTCGTATGAAAGAGCGTGGTATCACTTCAACTGAGGAGACAACAAAAAAAGCGATTCAAGTTGGTGTCATTGCAGGAATTGGCTTAGCGCTCGTATACTTATCCCTTGCATTCTTAGGATCTACAAGTGTTGAAACTGTTGGTTATCAAGCAAATGGTGGAGTTATTTTAACTGGAATTGCTGATCAACTATTAGGTACTATAGGGCTACTTCTTCTGTCATTCGTAATTACAATTGCTTGTTTGACAACTTCTGTAGGGCTCACATCTGCCTTTGGTGAATATATTCAGCGAGTCGCACCTCGCTTCCCTTATACAGTAACAATTGGGGTCATTTCTTTATTCAGTTTATTAATGGCGAATATGGGATTAACGCAACTTCTTCAATTCTCATTGCCAATGCTAATCATGATTTATCCTGTAGCAATCGTACTCATTGTTCTGACGATTTTTAAGAATACTTTCAATGAAGACTCTCGTGTATTCAAAGGTGCTGTAATCGGTGCTGCAATCGTTAGTATTCCAGATGGCTTAAGCAATACAGAAACGTTTGCGAACCTTTCTGAATTCATTGTAAGCTTGCCGTTAGGTGAGATGGGTATTGCATGGATTATCCCTGCTTTGATCGGTGCGCTTATTGGTTATTTTCTTTCCAAGAAAGAAAAATAA
- the ezrA gene encoding septation ring formation regulator EzrA, whose amino-acid sequence MYAYIIYGLIVVFVCIVVYGAWSRKRIYKQVDRIENKKVQLMNRPVTEELSKIKGLKMSGETEERFEQWRSKWDEIITVQLPNIEEKLFDIEELGNKYRFGKAKSVIISVEKDLERIEKHIDEMVAEVDQLIHSEEQNRENIHKVKDLYDETKKKLWVQKGTLGNASQVIEKNLKCMQDEFTQFEQHMEEGNYFQAKEILVSLESTLNEAVESMDEIPQYLVLVEKELPKQVQELENGLEEMEEDGYVLEHFSFSWQIKEMKRRLFALLPLIESLKLTEVKEPVEAIQNEIDEIYEKLEHEVLSRNFVENEIAELEVLTEQLPHQFQELRTDTETVKLNYRLPEDEDKKQLKMEKQLKDLLSQFSVIKDAAEEKKQSFTSLRKMIQTFREDANAFEIELKEAKEGLNHLRSDERKASDMIGELRNELLTAQKKLHKSNLPGVPESLLYKMDEAEKLLGQASNKLNEIPLSLDDVLNKVNEAKEQVKNCVEKLYATMDDANLAEQVIQYGNRYRSQNNDLNIKLLQAEDKFRQYQYDEALEIALHAVEPVDPDVLKKVTGKKELQETY is encoded by the coding sequence ATGTATGCTTATATTATATATGGATTAATTGTAGTTTTTGTATGTATCGTTGTTTATGGGGCGTGGTCACGGAAGCGAATCTATAAACAAGTCGACCGCATTGAAAATAAAAAGGTTCAATTAATGAACAGACCAGTTACAGAGGAATTATCAAAGATAAAAGGGTTAAAAATGTCGGGTGAAACGGAAGAACGTTTTGAACAGTGGCGTTCTAAATGGGATGAGATTATTACTGTCCAGCTCCCAAATATTGAAGAAAAGTTATTTGATATTGAAGAGCTCGGAAATAAATACCGCTTTGGTAAGGCCAAGTCAGTAATTATATCGGTTGAGAAAGATCTTGAACGTATTGAAAAGCATATCGACGAAATGGTTGCCGAAGTTGACCAACTCATACATAGTGAAGAACAAAACCGTGAGAATATCCATAAAGTGAAGGACTTATATGACGAGACAAAAAAGAAATTATGGGTACAAAAAGGTACGCTTGGAAATGCAAGTCAAGTCATCGAAAAGAATTTAAAATGTATGCAAGATGAGTTTACACAGTTTGAACAACATATGGAAGAAGGAAACTACTTTCAAGCAAAAGAAATTCTTGTAAGTCTTGAATCAACATTAAATGAAGCGGTTGAGTCGATGGATGAAATTCCGCAATATCTCGTACTCGTTGAAAAAGAATTACCGAAACAAGTTCAAGAATTAGAAAACGGATTAGAAGAGATGGAAGAGGATGGATATGTATTGGAGCATTTCTCCTTTTCATGGCAAATAAAAGAAATGAAAAGGCGATTATTTGCTTTACTACCTCTTATAGAAAGCCTAAAACTAACTGAAGTAAAAGAGCCAGTAGAAGCGATTCAAAATGAGATTGATGAAATTTACGAAAAGCTTGAACACGAGGTATTATCACGCAATTTTGTTGAGAATGAAATTGCTGAACTTGAAGTGTTGACTGAACAATTGCCACATCAGTTTCAGGAACTAAGAACAGATACTGAAACGGTAAAATTAAATTATCGCCTTCCAGAAGACGAAGATAAAAAACAGTTAAAAATGGAAAAACAATTAAAGGATCTTTTGAGCCAGTTTAGTGTCATTAAAGACGCTGCAGAAGAAAAGAAGCAATCCTTTACGTCACTTCGAAAAATGATTCAAACTTTTAGAGAAGATGCGAATGCATTTGAAATAGAATTAAAGGAAGCGAAAGAAGGGCTTAACCACTTAAGAAGTGATGAAAGAAAAGCTTCTGATATGATCGGTGAATTACGGAACGAACTATTGACTGCCCAAAAAAAATTACACAAAAGTAATTTACCGGGTGTTCCAGAAAGCTTACTTTACAAAATGGATGAAGCCGAAAAATTACTTGGCCAAGCTTCTAATAAATTAAATGAAATACCTTTATCACTTGACGATGTATTAAATAAAGTGAATGAAGCGAAGGAACAAGTGAAAAATTGTGTAGAAAAGCTTTATGCAACGATGGACGATGCGAACTTAGCAGAACAAGTTATCCAATATGGGAATCGTTATCGTAGTCAAAATAATGATTTAAATATAAAACTCCTTCAAGCAGAAGATAAGTTTAGACAATATCAATATGATGAAGCGTTAGAGATTGCATTACATGCTGTTGAGCCTGTGGACCCTGATGTACTAAAAAAAGTTACAGGTAAAAAAGAACTTCAAGAAACTTATTAG
- the hisJ gene encoding histidinol-phosphatase HisJ yields the protein MSIYDGHIHTPYCPHGSNDTLKKYVEKALQLGYTEMTFTEHAPLPKSFSDPVPDKDSAMDKRHLDSYIKDLNELKDKYDGQIKINVGLEVDYIEGFEEEITDFLNEWGQHLDDSILSVHFLKITSVNYVCLDFDEHSFHHLQKSLGSTKDVYELYYDTIEKSISCDLGKYKPKRIGHITLVRKFQELFPRQFDDSKYMNKTLNKMKDYNLTLDVNGAGIIKPYCKEPYPPERWIKEAKALNIPLVYGSDAHSSNGLGQGWEILRQSIY from the coding sequence ATGAGTATATATGACGGGCATATTCATACACCTTATTGTCCACACGGGTCAAATGACACACTAAAAAAATACGTCGAAAAAGCATTGCAGCTTGGCTACACTGAAATGACATTTACAGAACATGCACCACTTCCAAAAAGCTTTTCTGATCCAGTACCAGATAAAGACAGTGCCATGGATAAAAGACATCTCGACTCTTACATAAAAGACCTAAACGAGTTAAAAGACAAATATGATGGGCAAATAAAAATTAACGTCGGGTTAGAAGTCGATTATATCGAAGGGTTCGAAGAGGAAATTACAGATTTCCTAAACGAATGGGGGCAGCACCTCGATGACAGCATTTTATCCGTGCATTTTTTGAAAATCACAAGTGTCAATTACGTTTGCTTAGATTTTGATGAGCACTCATTTCACCACTTACAAAAATCACTCGGGTCTACAAAAGACGTTTACGAACTTTATTACGATACGATTGAAAAATCAATTTCTTGTGATTTAGGTAAATACAAACCAAAAAGAATTGGCCATATAACACTTGTAAGGAAATTCCAAGAGCTATTCCCTCGTCAATTTGATGACTCAAAATACATGAATAAAACATTAAATAAAATGAAGGATTACAATCTAACTCTTGATGTAAATGGTGCAGGCATTATAAAGCCTTATTGTAAAGAACCCTACCCTCCCGAACGATGGATAAAAGAAGCAAAAGCATTAAACATTCCCTTAGTATATGGCTCAGATGCTCACAGCTCGAATGGGCTTGGACAAGGGTGGGAAATCTTACGTCAATCTATTTATTAA